From Oligoflexia bacterium, the proteins below share one genomic window:
- a CDS encoding tyrosine recombinase yields the protein MLNNLSSQGLIEHFLEYLRIEKDYSEQTISSYENDLSSILNYFQIAHAKNLQSLSLEQLQDYLKHLNNKNYKSSSVARKISCLRSLAKFLTQNYNLTIESVWHLSLPKKQLALPKVISQSNIDELLNPKHFNLKRKQDVRNQCILELFYACGLRVSEIISLKTQDLDIHQNIIKVLGKGNKERLIPIHSQAITCIEYYFKHARTQYLKKSASSYIFVNNRGSKLSRQMIWHMIKKHSQKIPGLANISPHTLRHSFASHLLAQGADLRSIQKMLGHSSLSTTQIYTHIQKQQLHKVFNQEHPRNQSN from the coding sequence ATGCTTAATAATCTTTCCAGCCAGGGCCTTATTGAACATTTTTTAGAATACTTGCGTATAGAAAAAGATTACTCTGAACAGACGATTAGTTCTTATGAAAACGATCTTAGCTCTATTCTTAATTATTTTCAGATAGCTCATGCAAAAAACTTACAAAGTCTCAGCTTGGAACAGTTACAAGACTATTTAAAACATTTAAACAATAAAAACTATAAAAGCAGCAGCGTGGCACGTAAAATCTCGTGTTTAAGGTCTTTAGCAAAGTTTCTCACCCAAAATTACAACCTAACCATTGAGAGTGTATGGCATTTATCATTGCCAAAAAAACAGCTGGCTCTTCCTAAAGTCATTTCTCAAAGTAACATTGATGAGTTACTCAACCCTAAACACTTTAACCTTAAGCGTAAACAAGATGTTCGTAACCAATGCATTCTTGAGTTGTTTTACGCTTGTGGTTTGCGCGTTTCTGAGATCATCAGTTTAAAAACTCAAGATTTAGATATTCATCAAAATATCATAAAAGTTTTAGGAAAAGGCAATAAAGAACGTCTTATTCCTATTCACTCACAGGCCATAACTTGTATTGAATATTACTTTAAACATGCCCGAACTCAATATTTAAAAAAATCTGCTTCGTCTTATATATTTGTCAATAACAGAGGCAGTAAACTAAGCCGCCAAATGATATGGCATATGATTAAAAAACACAGCCAAAAAATACCGGGCTTGGCAAATATTTCACCGCATACTCTTAGGCATAGCTTTGCTAGTCATCTTCTTGCCCAAGGCGCTGATTTACGGTCTATCCAAAAAATGTTGGGTCATAGCAGTTTAAGCACCACTCAAATTTATACGCATATCCAAAAACAACAGTTACACAAGGTGTTCAACCAAGAGCATCCAAGAAATCAATCCAACTAA
- a CDS encoding SH3 domain-containing protein, giving the protein MSHYCDNWVTKQLLPKVLRYVLFGFLAQTYANILYAREYKTVKRPVYGIALNTVNVRQKPSTAYKILGRLEKNQTVQVIGWYKKKWYHVIYKNKKAWIWSKSLRLKIKKAQAKPLKKPSTTLEVIEAPANLNQKAYKKNDSDRPKVYDRYQRYK; this is encoded by the coding sequence ATGAGTCACTATTGCGACAACTGGGTCACAAAACAATTGCTGCCAAAAGTTTTACGGTATGTGTTATTTGGCTTTCTTGCACAAACATACGCTAATATACTGTACGCCAGGGAGTATAAAACGGTTAAAAGACCTGTTTACGGTATTGCACTTAATACAGTAAATGTTAGGCAAAAACCGTCAACTGCATATAAAATACTGGGTCGCCTTGAGAAAAATCAAACAGTACAGGTTATAGGTTGGTATAAAAAAAAGTGGTATCATGTTATCTATAAAAATAAAAAAGCTTGGATTTGGTCTAAAAGTCTGCGTTTAAAAATTAAGAAAGCTCAAGCTAAACCATTAAAAAAACCTTCGACTACTCTTGAAGTCATAGAGGCCCCAGCTAATCTCAATCAAAAAGCATACAAAAAAAATGATTCAGATAGACCTAAAGTATACGATCGTTATCAACGTTATAAGTAA
- the trpS gene encoding tryptophan--tRNA ligase, producing the protein MRVVSGMRPTGPLHLGHYVGAIKNWISLQEEHECFFFSADLHALTSHYASPGDIQKIAIDMLRDWLACGIDENKATLFCQSAIPQHTELFTFFSMITPLGWLERNPTFKEQRNEIKDKDLAQLGFFSYPVMQTADIALYKGNAVPVGQDQIPHVELSREIVRRFNHFFGDIFPEPQTLLTNTPKLAGTDGRKMSKSYNNSIYLNDSKEVVEKKIRSSVTDTQRVKRTDPGRPEHCSFYPLHTIFSSEDTQKEVQAACKNASIGCVDCKKMLLPNLYHTLEPIWEKQNKLEQKPDYLRNIWETGKTKASSIAQNTLLQVKEALKLI; encoded by the coding sequence ATGAGAGTAGTTAGCGGTATGCGTCCTACGGGTCCTTTACATCTTGGACACTATGTAGGCGCAATAAAAAATTGGATTTCTTTGCAAGAAGAGCATGAATGTTTCTTTTTTTCTGCAGACTTACATGCACTTACTTCACATTATGCTTCACCTGGAGATATTCAAAAAATTGCCATAGATATGCTTAGAGACTGGTTAGCCTGCGGCATAGATGAAAACAAAGCCACGTTATTTTGCCAAAGTGCAATACCGCAACACACTGAGCTTTTTACTTTTTTTTCAATGATTACCCCTTTGGGATGGTTGGAAAGAAACCCAACCTTCAAAGAGCAACGCAATGAAATTAAAGACAAAGATTTAGCCCAGCTTGGATTTTTCTCCTACCCTGTCATGCAAACAGCTGATATTGCTTTATATAAGGGAAATGCCGTGCCGGTTGGTCAAGATCAAATACCCCATGTTGAATTAAGCCGTGAAATAGTTAGACGTTTTAATCACTTTTTTGGCGATATATTTCCTGAACCGCAAACTTTACTCACGAACACACCAAAACTAGCGGGTACAGACGGCAGAAAAATGTCAAAATCTTACAACAATTCTATCTATTTAAATGATTCTAAAGAAGTTGTAGAAAAAAAAATAAGATCAAGTGTCACGGATACGCAAAGAGTTAAACGCACAGATCCAGGCAGACCAGAACATTGTAGTTTCTATCCACTGCATACAATTTTTTCATCTGAAGATACCCAAAAAGAAGTACAAGCTGCTTGTAAGAATGCCTCTATTGGCTGCGTGGATTGCAAAAAGATGCTTTTACCAAATTTATACCATACGCTTGAACCTATATGGGAAAAACAGAACAAACTTGAACAAAAACCTGATTATCTGCGTAATATTTGGGAAACGGGCAAAACCAAAGCTTCATCTATTGCCCAAAATACTCTGTTACAAGTTAAAGAGGCTTTGAAATTAATATGA
- a CDS encoding pseudouridine synthase yields MSSKSKNKNQTSHEDLIRLNKFLSQKGILSRRQVDQYIEAGRIKVAGKVVKEQGFKVNPLEKDIEIDHVPLDLDVHKLKYYMFYKPKNVVSTLSDPQKRPCLGDYIQELSDIKLAPAGRLDYDAEGLVLLSNDGEFVHQMMHPRFGKKKTYQVKVKGVPSPEDVKKLSLGVKLEDGMAKAYGIKFLKKTQSNTWYEMALKEGRNHQIKRMWLKLGFHVLKILRIQFSIFKLGKLKPGQFEEIPYATAQQLLKK; encoded by the coding sequence ATGAGCTCTAAATCAAAAAATAAAAATCAAACATCACATGAAGACCTAATAAGACTGAACAAGTTTTTATCACAAAAAGGTATTCTGTCTCGCAGACAAGTTGATCAATACATTGAAGCTGGCAGAATCAAAGTAGCTGGCAAAGTTGTTAAAGAACAAGGATTTAAAGTCAATCCACTAGAAAAAGATATAGAAATTGACCACGTTCCATTAGATTTAGATGTACATAAACTCAAATATTATATGTTTTATAAACCAAAGAATGTAGTGTCCACCTTAAGTGATCCCCAGAAGCGTCCTTGTCTGGGGGATTACATTCAAGAACTCAGCGATATCAAGTTGGCTCCAGCTGGAAGACTTGATTATGATGCTGAAGGCTTGGTTTTGCTCAGCAACGATGGAGAGTTTGTTCATCAGATGATGCACCCTCGCTTTGGTAAAAAAAAGACTTATCAGGTAAAAGTTAAGGGTGTGCCAAGTCCAGAAGATGTAAAAAAACTTAGCTTAGGTGTAAAGCTTGAAGATGGAATGGCTAAAGCCTACGGTATAAAATTTTTAAAAAAAACCCAAAGCAATACTTGGTATGAAATGGCTTTAAAAGAAGGCCGCAATCACCAAATCAAACGTATGTGGCTAAAATTAGGCTTCCATGTTTTAAAAATTTTACGTATTCAATTTTCAATTTTTAAACTTGGCAAACTAAAACCCGGACAATTTGAA
- the scpB gene encoding SMC-Scp complex subunit ScpB, giving the protein MSDDTQKQTTTDAKDNVILDHSEADLENKVVAIETHAQDNEKNEPESYQDISDEALDSVLESLLFVSEKPVQKKNIHEILREINPEQIDSRLEALCEKHTGAGFELIKINQGYQFRTHPNNSEYLLRLHEAKPVRLSRGNLETLAIVAYRQPITRPEVDEIRGVDSGHMLRTLLDRNLIKILGKREEAGNPLIYGTTADFLEFFQLDNLSDLPSLTEYTELGEESLEKLEKLLPKSVSAEEVVENSIEDHHSQTSSDDPNTNEVSPESSEINTHEL; this is encoded by the coding sequence ATGTCGGATGATACTCAAAAGCAAACTACAACAGATGCTAAAGACAATGTTATTTTAGATCACAGTGAAGCTGATTTAGAAAATAAAGTTGTTGCTATAGAAACCCATGCTCAAGATAACGAAAAGAATGAACCTGAAAGTTATCAAGATATTAGTGATGAAGCCTTAGACTCTGTTCTTGAATCCTTGCTTTTTGTTTCAGAAAAACCTGTACAGAAAAAAAATATTCATGAAATTTTAAGAGAAATAAACCCAGAACAAATAGACTCCCGCTTAGAAGCCTTATGTGAAAAACATACAGGCGCAGGCTTTGAACTGATTAAAATCAACCAAGGCTATCAGTTTAGAACCCATCCAAATAACAGTGAGTACCTTTTGCGTCTACATGAGGCAAAGCCGGTACGTCTTAGCCGTGGCAATTTAGAAACCCTAGCTATTGTTGCTTATAGACAACCTATCACAAGGCCAGAAGTAGATGAAATAAGAGGTGTAGACTCAGGTCATATGTTGCGCACATTACTTGATCGTAACCTTATAAAAATTTTAGGTAAACGTGAAGAAGCTGGAAATCCATTAATCTACGGCACAACTGCTGACTTTCTTGAGTTTTTCCAGCTGGATAATTTATCTGATCTGCCATCATTAACAGAGTACACGGAACTTGGAGAAGAAAGTCTAGAAAAATTAGAAAAACTTCTTCCAAAATCAGTATCTGCTGAAGAAGTTGTAGAAAATTCAATTGAAGATCATCATTCTCAAACTAGCAGTGATGACCCAAACACAAATGAAGTATCGCCAGAAAGTAGTGAAATAAATACTCATGAGCTCTAA
- a CDS encoding GGDEF domain-containing protein, giving the protein MAVKAEKTDERTVRKDVQDLLNKTSGLKAYFVVITGQDIGKKFPIQKSELSIGRSEACDIYVNDEDVSRNHALIKVLPSGIIIEDLESTNGTLVNGQAIAKKTLLDDGDRIQVGNVTVFKFHFLDELEENYNEQLYKAANKDYLTGCYNKKYFTDRLKMEISHTKRHQSPLSLMIFDVDHFKKFNDTHGHVTGDIILQKLAEEIDSIKRHEDLFARYGGEEFILLLRDTPQERAVQIAEKIRAHIADLAIEVEGQKLGITISIGVETFTGKNYQSEEDFLRGADHLLYEAKRAGRNKVYFEKHDA; this is encoded by the coding sequence ATGGCAGTCAAAGCAGAAAAAACTGATGAACGTACAGTTAGAAAAGATGTTCAAGATCTATTGAATAAAACCAGTGGCCTTAAAGCCTACTTTGTAGTCATTACCGGCCAAGATATCGGTAAAAAGTTTCCCATTCAAAAGTCAGAACTCAGTATTGGCAGGAGTGAAGCTTGCGACATTTATGTGAATGATGAAGATGTCTCAAGAAATCATGCCCTTATCAAGGTTTTACCTTCAGGTATTATTATTGAAGATCTAGAAAGCACAAATGGGACTTTGGTCAATGGCCAAGCCATTGCTAAAAAGACACTTTTAGACGATGGTGATCGTATCCAAGTAGGCAATGTTACGGTCTTTAAATTTCACTTTTTGGATGAACTTGAAGAAAACTACAATGAGCAACTTTACAAGGCTGCCAATAAAGATTATCTCACCGGTTGTTACAATAAAAAGTACTTTACTGATCGTTTAAAAATGGAAATCAGCCACACCAAACGTCACCAAAGTCCACTTTCACTCATGATTTTTGATGTGGATCATTTTAAAAAATTCAATGATACACATGGTCACGTTACCGGTGATATTATCTTGCAAAAATTAGCAGAAGAAATTGACTCTATAAAACGTCATGAAGATTTATTTGCTCGTTACGGTGGTGAAGAGTTTATTTTATTGCTCAGAGATACTCCTCAAGAGCGTGCAGTACAAATTGCTGAAAAAATTAGAGCACATATTGCAGATCTAGCCATTGAGGTGGAAGGACAAAAACTTGGTATTACCATAAGTATTGGAGTTGAAACATTTACAGGTAAAAATTATCAATCTGAAGAAGACTTTTTAAGAGGCGCTGACCACCTTTTGTATGAAGCTAAAAGAGCTGGTCGCAATAAAGTTTACTTTGAAAAGCACGATGCTTAA
- a CDS encoding segregation/condensation protein A translates to MSQNNLGIDKELSPQNKKQNLLEKYQDFNSIMSAYQVHLDIFEGPLDLLLHLIKENELDIYNIPIAYITKQYLEYIEVMEELNLDIAGEFLLMAATLAHIKSKMLIPVEKNQDDDDEDGIDPREELVRRLLEYQKYKQAAQQLDTYYQLGRDVFTRKNQRIKIKVPSLERELAQVSIFKLVDAFYKILKKIERDNSYHEVNLEPIALSECIENISKAIQSSPEGSVQFHSLFKKAKSRLRVVVTFLALLDMIKRGALKVFQANTFSNIEIIGTPMLFEGWKHNGEDEYVG, encoded by the coding sequence ATGAGTCAAAATAATCTAGGAATAGATAAAGAGCTGTCCCCGCAAAACAAAAAACAAAATTTGTTAGAAAAGTATCAAGACTTTAATAGCATCATGAGTGCTTATCAAGTTCACTTGGATATTTTTGAAGGGCCTTTAGACTTATTGTTGCACCTCATAAAAGAAAATGAGCTGGATATTTATAATATTCCTATTGCCTACATCACCAAGCAATATCTTGAGTATATAGAAGTTATGGAAGAGCTAAATTTAGATATCGCAGGCGAATTTTTATTAATGGCGGCGACTTTAGCTCACATAAAGTCTAAAATGTTGATTCCTGTTGAAAAAAATCAAGACGATGATGATGAAGATGGTATTGACCCAAGAGAAGAACTTGTAAGACGCCTACTTGAATATCAAAAATACAAACAGGCTGCACAACAATTGGATACTTACTATCAACTGGGCAGGGATGTCTTCACGCGTAAAAACCAAAGAATCAAAATTAAAGTACCAAGTTTAGAGCGTGAATTGGCTCAAGTCAGTATATTTAAATTGGTCGATGCTTTTTATAAAATTCTCAAAAAAATTGAACGTGATAACAGTTACCATGAAGTTAATCTAGAGCCTATAGCTCTAAGCGAATGTATTGAAAATATTTCTAAGGCAATTCAATCCTCTCCAGAAGGAAGTGTTCAGTTTCATAGCTTGTTTAAAAAAGCTAAAAGTCGTTTACGTGTGGTAGTGACATTTTTAGCTTTATTAGACATGATTAAACGTGGTGCATTAAAGGTTTTTCAGGCCAATACTTTTTCAAACATAGAAATTATAGGAACTCCAATGCTCTTTGAAGGTTGGAAACATAATGGAGAAGACGAATATGTCGGATGA
- a CDS encoding GFA family protein, translating to MKNQPLDGHCHCKHVSWQYLSLPDNITACNCTVCSRYGVLWAYGYLNDTVKVYGKTKCYTRGDKELSFHFCNTCGCVAYWLANYPRDNGQFRIAVNMRLIDQPEKIKLIPIRHFEGLHSFKDLPTNKTKVKDLWF from the coding sequence ATGAAAAATCAACCTTTAGATGGTCACTGTCATTGTAAACATGTGTCATGGCAATACCTGTCCCTGCCAGATAACATTACCGCCTGTAATTGTACTGTATGTAGCCGATATGGTGTTTTATGGGCTTATGGTTACCTCAATGATACCGTCAAAGTATATGGCAAAACCAAATGTTACACCCGAGGCGATAAGGAACTATCCTTTCATTTTTGTAATACTTGTGGTTGCGTCGCCTATTGGCTAGCCAATTATCCTAGAGATAATGGTCAATTTAGAATTGCAGTAAACATGCGTTTAATTGATCAACCTGAAAAAATAAAGCTCATCCCCATAAGACATTTTGAAGGCTTACACAGTTTTAAAGACCTCCCAACGAACAAAACAAAGGTTAAAGACCTCTGGTTTTAA
- a CDS encoding transglycosylase SLT domain-containing protein, translated as MFVILSRKYFGFNILAVVLVLAYFYKSNKISLQDIKNSQQLVIETSQQIKEAAVNLPYQELIEDTAKHLQMDEELIASIVFVESSFRKNAKSSVGAQGLMQIMPIVAREYNVKNAFNPQDNLKAGAAHFKNWMRVIEAETYEDQIKMTLAAYNAGLGHLRDAQRLAIKLDLNPHRWDHVKKAFLLLEQKKYYKKAKFGYCQGREVNKYVKKVYSTYLAYKHSVFNA; from the coding sequence ATGTTTGTAATATTAAGTAGAAAATATTTTGGTTTTAATATCTTAGCGGTGGTGTTGGTTTTAGCCTACTTTTATAAGAGTAACAAAATCAGCCTTCAAGATATTAAAAATAGTCAACAATTGGTGATTGAAACCAGTCAACAAATAAAAGAAGCGGCAGTTAATCTACCGTATCAAGAACTTATCGAAGACACTGCTAAGCATTTACAAATGGATGAAGAGCTGATTGCCTCTATTGTTTTTGTTGAATCCTCATTTAGAAAGAATGCTAAAAGCTCAGTTGGAGCACAAGGCCTGATGCAAATCATGCCTATTGTTGCGCGTGAGTATAATGTAAAAAATGCTTTTAACCCTCAAGACAACTTAAAAGCTGGTGCTGCACATTTTAAAAACTGGATGCGTGTTATTGAAGCTGAGACCTATGAAGATCAAATCAAAATGACCCTTGCCGCCTACAATGCTGGTTTAGGACATTTAAGAGATGCCCAACGTTTGGCCATTAAACTTGATCTTAACCCTCATCGCTGGGATCATGTTAAAAAAGCTTTTTTACTTTTAGAACAAAAAAAATATTATAAAAAAGCTAAATTTGGTTATTGTCAGGGTCGTGAAGTGAATAAATACGTAAAAAAAGTTTACTCAACTTATTTGGCTTACAAGCACTCTGTTTTTAATGCATAA